The following coding sequences lie in one Halorarum halophilum genomic window:
- a CDS encoding dolichyl-phosphate hexose transferase, with translation MNADVPVEPETDRASGPLDGDASTDTGTATEVRTGTAEPSGGEGGTNDDENGYTFDDVSVVMGTYNEEAAVGHVLADIDAVTDGRAEVVCVDGSDDRTPEIAREHGARVIEQEPRGYGVAVEAALSAADRPVVVTTDCDDTYPMEELPAFLAAVNDGADVVGGDRLYWGAAEMPALNRLGNRAFATLASVLAGERVHDTTTGMRAYRREVIETIEWTENTGLSAELLVRPLMRGYEVVERPIPYDERRGETKLDPFAGGAAIAKSILTVTLEERLRRL, from the coding sequence ATGAACGCGGACGTGCCGGTCGAACCCGAAACGGACCGAGCGAGCGGACCCCTCGACGGGGACGCGTCGACCGACACGGGAACCGCCACCGAGGTGCGGACCGGCACCGCCGAACCGTCCGGCGGGGAAGGAGGCACCAACGACGACGAGAATGGGTACACCTTCGACGACGTGAGCGTCGTCATGGGTACGTACAACGAGGAGGCCGCCGTCGGCCACGTCCTCGCGGACATCGATGCGGTCACGGACGGTCGCGCGGAGGTCGTGTGCGTCGACGGCTCGGACGACCGAACGCCGGAGATCGCGCGCGAGCACGGCGCCCGCGTCATCGAGCAGGAGCCCCGGGGGTACGGCGTCGCCGTCGAGGCGGCGCTGTCGGCGGCCGACCGTCCGGTCGTCGTCACCACCGACTGCGACGACACGTACCCGATGGAGGAACTGCCGGCGTTCCTCGCGGCCGTCAACGACGGCGCCGACGTGGTGGGCGGCGACCGGCTCTACTGGGGGGCCGCCGAGATGCCGGCGCTGAACCGACTCGGCAACCGGGCGTTCGCGACGCTCGCGAGCGTCCTCGCGGGCGAGCGCGTCCACGACACCACCACCGGCATGCGGGCCTACCGCCGCGAGGTGATCGAGACCATCGAGTGGACCGAGAACACCGGCCTCTCGGCCGAGCTCCTCGTCCGGCCGCTGATGCGGGGCTACGAGGTCGTCGAACGCCCCATCCCGTACGACGAGCGGCGCGGCGAGACGAAACTCGACCCGTTCGCCGGCGGCGCCGCCATCGCGAAGTCCATCCTCACCGTGACGTTAGAGGAGCGCCTCCGGCGGCTCTGA
- a CDS encoding adenylate kinase: protein MGDHRILLLGPPGAGKGTQSTRLADEYGLDHITTGDALRANKGMETEYGTPGEYMDAGELVPDPVVNEIVVTALEDADGFVLDGYPRNLEQAEYLSEQTDLDTVVFLAVPEDELVDRLTGRRVCSECGATYHVRFDPPEEEGVCDECGGELVQREDDTEETVRERLRVYRENTEPVVEHYREEGSLVEVDGEGTPDDVFDRIRDVVEG from the coding sequence ATGGGCGATCACCGAATCCTGCTGCTCGGACCGCCGGGTGCCGGCAAGGGAACGCAGAGCACGCGCCTCGCCGACGAGTACGGCCTCGACCACATCACGACCGGCGACGCGCTCCGGGCGAACAAGGGGATGGAGACGGAGTACGGGACGCCCGGCGAGTACATGGACGCCGGCGAACTCGTCCCGGACCCGGTAGTCAACGAGATCGTCGTCACCGCCCTCGAGGACGCCGACGGCTTCGTGCTCGACGGCTACCCCAGGAACCTCGAACAGGCCGAGTACCTCTCGGAGCAGACGGACCTCGACACGGTGGTCTTCCTCGCCGTCCCCGAGGATGAACTGGTCGACCGCCTCACCGGCCGCCGGGTGTGTTCCGAGTGCGGCGCGACCTACCACGTCCGGTTCGACCCGCCCGAGGAGGAGGGCGTCTGCGACGAGTGCGGCGGCGAGCTGGTCCAGCGCGAGGACGACACCGAGGAGACCGTACGCGAGCGCCTCCGCGTCTACCGCGAGAACACCGAACCCGTCGTCGAGCACTACCGCGAGGAGGGATCGCTGGTCGAGGTCGACGGCGAGGGGACGCCCGACGACGTGTTCGACCGCATCCGCGACGTGGTCGAGGGCTAA
- a CDS encoding ArnT family glycosyltransferase, giving the protein MIDSLAWAVRRRLHSVTRTARRGVTRADAVALLLTVAAAVVAVLVATRLFPYHTPNHDEAVYLQQAAMLLDGRLFLDPPVAESFRPWFFVRAEDGSLYSKYAPVPAAMFAVGTLLGGPRLALGGIAAAVVVLTHLTVREAFDARHGAVAAGFLLASPLFVVQSGVFLPYAATTVWNLLFAFAYLRADRTGSIPWAAVAGVAVGVAFFSRPYTATLFAAPFVAHAVWRIGNWGAVGSLGSHASAVADGVDRDALDRNFVTAVLGCAGVTGALVYNWGLTGDPLVFPYAAFAPADGLGFGRREILGYEVVYTPGLAIEANARVLAALLSDWVAGGPVGSLLAAVGLGLVAARAAGQGGADSRRLALAGLALSIPLGNVLFWGNLNVLGTLETPGDGLISLLGPYYHFDVLVPAAAFAAHALIVGGGRLTALVRGRVPSERRSAALLAAVAVVSAATFAVPAATAMGEPVERNAAVTEAYAEAYEPFEERSFDDALVFLPTPYGDWLNHPFQPLRNDPGYDGDAVYALRENQFAVVDAFPDRSLYRYTYRGTWAPSAGATVEPRLQRVRHVSGDGVRMDAAVGIPTDAQSVSVRLDSANGSALFAANGTPDSLPLSLIVADGRATLDGPVSPVGDDTSVPVRGRETLELEVYVSTGGTAAFSYWLDVPVLVEGDGARALTPYAEVCTTPRLCGGEAAYVPRTAGEGVSADLELTTANGSAPDGLASNG; this is encoded by the coding sequence ATGATCGACAGCCTCGCGTGGGCGGTCCGACGGCGCCTCCACTCCGTGACGCGCACTGCGAGAAGGGGCGTGACTCGCGCGGACGCCGTCGCTCTCCTCCTGACGGTCGCCGCGGCGGTCGTCGCCGTGCTCGTCGCGACGCGCCTGTTCCCCTACCACACGCCCAACCACGACGAGGCCGTCTACCTGCAGCAGGCGGCGATGCTGCTCGACGGGCGACTGTTCCTCGACCCGCCGGTGGCCGAGTCGTTCCGGCCGTGGTTCTTCGTCCGAGCCGAAGACGGCTCGCTGTACTCGAAGTACGCGCCCGTGCCGGCGGCGATGTTCGCGGTCGGGACGCTGCTCGGCGGTCCCCGACTCGCGCTCGGCGGCATCGCCGCCGCCGTCGTCGTCCTGACCCACCTGACGGTCCGTGAGGCGTTCGACGCGCGCCACGGCGCCGTCGCCGCCGGGTTCCTCCTCGCCTCGCCGCTGTTCGTCGTCCAGTCTGGCGTGTTCCTCCCGTACGCGGCGACGACCGTGTGGAACCTCCTGTTCGCGTTCGCGTACCTGCGGGCCGACCGCACCGGATCCATCCCCTGGGCGGCGGTCGCCGGCGTCGCGGTCGGCGTCGCGTTCTTCTCGCGGCCGTACACGGCGACGCTGTTCGCGGCGCCGTTCGTCGCCCACGCGGTTTGGCGAATCGGCAACTGGGGGGCGGTCGGATCGCTGGGATCGCACGCCTCGGCTGTCGCCGACGGGGTCGACCGCGACGCGCTCGACCGAAATTTCGTCACCGCGGTACTCGGCTGTGCCGGCGTCACGGGCGCGCTCGTGTACAACTGGGGTCTCACGGGCGACCCGCTGGTGTTCCCCTACGCCGCGTTCGCGCCCGCGGACGGCCTGGGGTTCGGCCGTCGCGAGATCCTCGGCTACGAGGTCGTGTACACGCCGGGCCTCGCGATCGAGGCGAACGCACGGGTGCTCGCCGCGTTGCTCTCCGACTGGGTCGCAGGCGGCCCCGTCGGGAGCCTGCTCGCCGCGGTCGGCCTCGGCCTGGTTGCGGCACGGGCCGCCGGTCAGGGGGGAGCCGACTCCCGCCGGCTCGCGCTCGCCGGTCTCGCCCTCTCCATCCCGCTGGGGAACGTCCTCTTCTGGGGGAACCTGAACGTCCTCGGCACCCTCGAGACGCCCGGAGACGGGCTGATCTCGCTGCTCGGGCCGTACTACCACTTCGACGTGCTCGTCCCCGCGGCGGCGTTCGCGGCCCACGCGCTGATCGTCGGCGGGGGTCGCCTGACGGCGCTCGTGCGCGGCCGAGTGCCGTCGGAGCGACGCTCGGCCGCGCTCCTCGCGGCCGTCGCGGTGGTGAGCGCGGCGACGTTCGCGGTGCCGGCGGCCACCGCGATGGGGGAGCCGGTCGAGCGGAACGCCGCCGTGACGGAGGCGTACGCGGAGGCGTACGAGCCGTTCGAGGAGCGCTCGTTCGACGACGCGCTCGTGTTCCTCCCGACGCCGTACGGCGACTGGCTCAACCACCCGTTCCAGCCGCTTCGGAACGATCCCGGGTACGACGGCGACGCGGTGTACGCGCTCCGGGAGAACCAGTTCGCCGTCGTCGACGCGTTCCCGGACCGGAGCCTCTACCGCTACACGTACCGCGGAACCTGGGCGCCGTCGGCTGGCGCGACAGTCGAGCCCCGACTCCAGCGCGTGCGCCACGTCTCGGGGGACGGCGTCCGGATGGACGCGGCGGTCGGAATCCCGACCGACGCGCAGTCGGTCTCGGTCCGCCTCGATAGCGCGAACGGGAGCGCGTTGTTCGCGGCGAACGGGACGCCCGACTCCCTCCCGCTCTCGCTGATCGTCGCGGACGGGCGGGCGACCCTCGACGGTCCCGTCAGCCCGGTCGGCGACGACACGTCGGTCCCGGTTCGGGGGCGCGAGACGCTCGAACTCGAGGTCTACGTCAGCACGGGAGGGACGGCCGCGTTCAGCTACTGGCTCGATGTTCCGGTTCTCGTCGAGGGGGACGGTGCCCGCGCGCTGACGCCCTACGCCGAAGTGTGTACGACGCCGCGTCTCTGCGGCGGGGAAGCGGCGTACGTCCCCCGTACGGCCGGGGAGGGCGTCTCGGCCGATCTCGAACTGACGACGGCGAACGGGAGCGCCCCCGACGGACTCGCCTCGAACGGATGA
- a CDS encoding DUF4177 domain-containing protein has protein sequence MSSLTDRFGGESSWSGEHEYKVVPAPSSLLWFRIKHDETEQLLNELAHDGWELDEAVVNWWGGADLILRRER, from the coding sequence ATGAGCAGTCTCACCGACCGCTTCGGCGGCGAGTCGTCCTGGAGCGGCGAGCACGAGTACAAGGTCGTCCCCGCGCCCTCCAGCCTCCTCTGGTTCCGGATCAAGCACGACGAGACCGAGCAGCTACTGAACGAACTCGCTCACGACGGGTGGGAACTCGACGAGGCCGTCGTCAACTGGTGGGGCGGTGCGGACCTGATCCTCCGCCGGGAACGCTGA
- a CDS encoding GMC family oxidoreductase, translating into MSESPEDDVDQALDADRTPSERVDVCVVGSGPAGALVAHRLAEAGHDVVVLEAGERFEGDRRERMEQAIRPAFGPGSVWDMGGERDAFTTRGDRRYPLNASRVKGVGGTTLHWQGMVMRLHESDFRRRTRDGVAADWPIDYDDLRPYYAAAESALGVAGAADNPFAPPREEPHPLPAFAPSYSDSLFAGACERLGVATHSVPNARLSESRGDDSACVGYGTCKPVCPSGAKYTAERHVERAEAAGARVLTRVPVQRLEHDDAGERVAAAVYATPDGSERRQEARQLVVACGGVETARLLLLSRSERYPDGLANSSGLVGRYFMDHLFAGVGGVLGEPTRQNHVGFLTSESHQFYDDPGAAMSGKGGSIPPADDDLGPIKLEFLNYAGPSPVETALSGDEWGDELLETLRESYGTHVAMGGLVGQLPRRENRITLDKSRTDDHGNPVPTVHWSLDDRTRRTLRRANEIQRRILEELGAEVRWTVGPSNTGPAFHHMGTTRMGTDPSESVVTPRLRTHDLENCWVPSSSTFVTSGAMNPTLTIAALALRVADHLDAEL; encoded by the coding sequence ATGAGTGAGTCGCCGGAGGACGACGTCGATCAGGCTCTCGACGCCGACCGAACGCCGAGCGAGCGCGTCGACGTCTGCGTCGTCGGCAGCGGTCCGGCGGGCGCGCTCGTCGCCCATCGACTCGCCGAGGCCGGCCACGACGTCGTCGTGCTGGAGGCCGGCGAGCGTTTCGAGGGGGACCGGCGCGAACGGATGGAGCAGGCTATCCGGCCCGCGTTCGGCCCAGGTTCGGTGTGGGATATGGGCGGCGAGCGCGACGCGTTCACCACCCGCGGCGACCGCCGGTACCCGCTGAACGCCTCGCGCGTGAAGGGTGTCGGCGGGACGACGCTCCACTGGCAGGGGATGGTGATGCGCCTCCACGAATCCGACTTCCGGCGGCGGACGCGCGACGGCGTCGCGGCCGACTGGCCGATCGACTACGACGACCTCCGGCCGTACTACGCGGCCGCGGAGTCGGCACTCGGCGTCGCCGGCGCAGCGGACAATCCCTTCGCCCCGCCGCGCGAGGAACCACACCCGTTGCCGGCGTTCGCTCCATCCTACAGCGACTCGCTGTTCGCCGGCGCGTGCGAGCGACTCGGGGTGGCGACCCACTCCGTGCCGAACGCACGTCTCTCCGAGTCCCGCGGCGACGACTCGGCGTGCGTCGGCTACGGGACCTGCAAGCCCGTGTGCCCCTCGGGCGCGAAGTACACCGCCGAACGACACGTCGAGCGGGCGGAGGCGGCAGGGGCGCGGGTGCTCACGCGGGTCCCCGTCCAGCGACTCGAACACGACGACGCGGGCGAACGCGTCGCGGCCGCCGTGTACGCGACCCCGGACGGGAGCGAGCGGCGGCAGGAGGCCCGCCAGTTAGTCGTCGCCTGCGGCGGCGTCGAGACGGCGCGACTGCTCCTCCTCTCGCGCTCGGAACGGTACCCTGACGGCCTGGCGAACTCCTCGGGGCTGGTGGGTCGCTACTTCATGGACCACCTGTTCGCCGGCGTCGGCGGGGTGCTCGGGGAACCGACCCGGCAGAACCACGTCGGCTTCCTCACGAGCGAGTCCCATCAGTTCTACGACGACCCGGGCGCGGCCATGTCGGGGAAAGGGGGCTCGATTCCGCCCGCGGACGACGACCTCGGCCCGATCAAGCTGGAGTTCCTGAACTACGCCGGCCCCTCGCCCGTGGAGACGGCGCTCTCAGGCGACGAGTGGGGTGACGAACTGCTGGAGACGCTCCGGGAGTCGTACGGCACCCACGTCGCGATGGGCGGACTGGTCGGTCAGCTCCCCCGGCGGGAGAACCGCATCACCCTCGACAAGTCACGCACCGACGACCACGGCAACCCGGTGCCGACGGTCCACTGGTCGCTCGACGACCGCACGAGGCGGACGCTTCGCCGCGCCAATGAGATCCAACGACGGATCCTGGAGGAACTCGGCGCCGAGGTCCGGTGGACCGTCGGTCCGTCGAACACCGGACCTGCGTTCCACCACATGGGGACGACGCGGATGGGAACGGACCCCTCCGAGAGCGTCGTAACCCCGCGACTCCGGACGCACGACCTGGAGAACTGCTGGGTCCCCTCGTCGAGCACATTCGTCACGAGCGGCGCGATGAACCCGACGCTCACCATCGCGGCGCTGGCGCTCCGGGTCGCGGACCATCTGGACGCAGAACTGTGA
- a CDS encoding DUF1405 domain-containing protein, producing the protein MVSTADVRSLFADDGLPEPDELPWYVAPLPRWLENFGLRLAGVIALVNLVGTAFGFWYYGFHPLPLSDPLITGQFAGEPSIMWAFVPDSPVATLFIAVALGLWWLGRPSEYWNVMAFFGCWKLGLWTPFVLLAFADGFLAGTALPMYLFLFFSHLAMVVEAFLLHRFSDFPLRAVAVAVAWYGLNDVLDYFVPIVGTPHHTLLPGQGYDAVAGGFTHPPEIHTVAAAGAVTLTVTATLLALATRRAKARNDRRA; encoded by the coding sequence ATGGTCTCTACCGCCGACGTCCGGTCGCTGTTCGCCGACGACGGGCTGCCCGAACCGGACGAACTCCCCTGGTACGTCGCGCCCCTCCCGCGATGGCTGGAGAACTTCGGCCTGCGACTCGCCGGCGTCATCGCGCTCGTCAACCTCGTCGGCACCGCGTTCGGCTTCTGGTACTACGGCTTCCACCCCCTCCCGCTGTCCGACCCCCTCATCACCGGTCAGTTCGCCGGCGAACCGTCGATCATGTGGGCGTTCGTGCCCGACAGCCCCGTGGCGACGCTGTTCATCGCCGTCGCGCTCGGGCTCTGGTGGCTCGGCCGACCCAGCGAGTACTGGAACGTCATGGCGTTCTTCGGCTGCTGGAAGCTCGGGCTCTGGACGCCGTTCGTCCTGCTCGCGTTCGCGGACGGTTTCCTCGCCGGGACGGCGCTGCCGATGTACCTGTTCCTCTTCTTCTCGCACCTCGCGATGGTCGTCGAGGCGTTCCTCCTCCACCGCTTCTCCGACTTCCCGCTCCGCGCCGTCGCCGTCGCGGTCGCCTGGTACGGCCTCAACGACGTCCTGGACTACTTCGTGCCGATCGTCGGAACCCCCCACCACACGCTCCTCCCCGGTCAGGGGTACGACGCCGTCGCCGGCGGGTTCACCCACCCGCCCGAGATCCACACCGTCGCGGCCGCCGGCGCCGTCACGCTCACCGTCACCGCGACGCTCCTCGCGCTGGCCACGCGGCGGGCGAAGGCGCGGAACGACCGCCGGGCGTAG
- a CDS encoding ArsR/SmtB family transcription factor, giving the protein MDSAVLLDLLGNENRRRILRLLSHKSCYVTEISEYLGVSPKAVIDHLRKLEEAGIIESHTDDRRRKYFHIARDIRLEVNVSRHGFGAKSAYPANPSLDIAGRCPHMQFDAEVPSEPPTENDDLAELAAEFDRLQELESELSLAQRWVHGRISETLDRVNDQLGVDADSRFFAELLAAVVATDGSVPSVADEVGTDRETVEEGLRQLADGGLLRNRGGSWALA; this is encoded by the coding sequence ATGGACTCCGCGGTACTCCTCGATCTCCTCGGCAACGAGAACCGCCGGCGCATCCTCCGGCTACTCTCGCACAAGTCGTGTTACGTGACGGAGATCTCCGAGTACCTCGGCGTGTCGCCGAAGGCCGTCATCGACCACCTCCGAAAGCTCGAGGAGGCGGGGATCATCGAGAGCCACACCGACGACCGGCGGCGGAAGTACTTCCACATCGCCCGGGACATCAGGCTGGAGGTGAACGTCTCCCGCCACGGCTTCGGCGCGAAGAGCGCCTACCCGGCGAACCCGAGCCTCGACATCGCCGGTCGCTGCCCGCACATGCAGTTCGACGCCGAGGTCCCCTCGGAGCCGCCGACCGAGAACGACGACCTCGCGGAACTGGCCGCCGAGTTCGACCGGCTCCAGGAGCTGGAGAGCGAGCTATCGCTCGCGCAACGATGGGTCCACGGTCGCATCAGCGAGACGCTCGACCGGGTGAACGATCAGCTCGGCGTCGATGCGGACTCGCGGTTCTTCGCCGAACTCCTCGCGGCGGTCGTCGCGACGGACGGCTCCGTCCCGTCGGTCGCCGACGAGGTCGGGACCGACAGGGAGACCGTCGAGGAGGGACTCCGACAGCTCGCCGACGGCGGTCTGTTGCGGAACAGGGGCGGGTCCTGGGCGCTGGCGTAG
- a CDS encoding gluconate 2-dehydrogenase subunit 3 family protein: MELSRRDALAALAAGGAGVAGGCATLRWGEGDRDDRGFTTAERETLVAVARTVFPSAVSGVPEFVETYSVGRLRDRPAYRDGVADAVAALDEYAEAWSDARFVDLDPEARDALLREMDVDAADPVPDGDDPERVRHYLVNELLYALYTTPTGGQLVGVENPQGFPGGITSYRQPPEDGEGGDGGTGTRDGVEDE, from the coding sequence ATGGAGTTGAGCCGTCGTGACGCGCTGGCGGCGCTCGCTGCGGGGGGTGCAGGGGTCGCGGGCGGCTGTGCGACGCTCCGCTGGGGGGAGGGTGACAGGGACGACCGGGGGTTCACGACCGCCGAGCGGGAGACGCTCGTGGCGGTGGCGCGGACGGTGTTCCCGAGCGCCGTCTCCGGCGTCCCCGAGTTCGTCGAGACGTACAGCGTCGGCCGGTTGCGCGACCGTCCGGCGTACCGCGACGGCGTCGCCGACGCCGTGGCGGCGCTCGACGAGTACGCGGAGGCGTGGTCCGACGCTCGGTTCGTCGATCTCGACCCGGAGGCCCGCGACGCCCTCCTCCGCGAGATGGACGTCGACGCGGCCGACCCGGTCCCCGACGGCGACGACCCCGAGCGGGTCCGCCACTACCTCGTGAACGAACTGCTGTACGCGCTCTACACGACGCCCACGGGCGGCCAACTCGTCGGTGTCGAGAACCCACAGGGCTTCCCGGGCGGCATCACCAGCTATCGACAGCCGCCGGAGGACGGCGAGGGAGGCGACGGGGGAACGGGGACGCGAGATGGGGTGGAGGATGAGTGA
- a CDS encoding DUF1405 domain-containing protein has protein sequence MPPDDLVPRELAEFYLTTPWTLALLLVTNGLAFLVGVRYYVETLPSVATYAWPLYGDSPTAIALGTLVLAAVLPFAGRRLADVPRNRLLDALVTLAVVWLLKTGLWTFLALNVPLVRPDLPNDLYVGFGPDSLWAYWGILLTHLAFLLWAGVLAHVGRTSRRALAAVLVLALANDLFDYGFLVGLPLSNYPPVRYEPGWLLAAATVLTSLLAVGVAARLLTRRSAGQ, from the coding sequence GTGCCACCGGACGACCTCGTCCCGCGCGAGCTGGCCGAGTTCTACCTCACTACGCCGTGGACGCTCGCGCTGCTGCTCGTCACCAACGGACTGGCGTTCCTCGTCGGCGTCCGGTACTACGTCGAGACGCTACCGTCGGTGGCGACGTACGCCTGGCCGCTGTACGGCGACTCCCCCACGGCCATCGCGCTCGGAACGCTCGTACTCGCCGCTGTCCTCCCGTTCGCCGGACGGCGACTCGCCGACGTTCCACGGAACCGCCTGCTCGATGCACTCGTCACGCTCGCGGTCGTCTGGCTCCTCAAGACGGGGCTCTGGACGTTCCTCGCGCTGAACGTCCCGCTCGTCCGTCCGGACCTCCCGAACGACCTCTACGTCGGCTTCGGCCCCGACTCGCTGTGGGCCTACTGGGGCATCCTCCTCACCCACCTCGCGTTCCTGCTGTGGGCGGGCGTGCTCGCGCACGTCGGGCGGACGAGTCGGCGTGCGCTGGCCGCGGTGCTCGTGCTCGCGCTGGCGAACGACCTGTTCGACTACGGCTTCCTCGTCGGCCTCCCGCTGTCGAACTACCCGCCCGTCCGGTACGAACCGGGGTGGCTGCTCGCGGCGGCGACGGTGCTCACGTCCCTCCTCGCCGTCGGCGTGGCGGCTCGGCTCCTCACCCGGCGGAGTGCAGGCCAGTAG
- the gatD gene encoding Glu-tRNA(Gln) amidotransferase subunit GatD, whose product MSPSPGDRVRVTHADVTDEGVLMPSSDAEHLVVKLEGGYNVGVAREDADVEVLESDAHVVGEEDGDEDDVSEIEFDDDLPTVSLISTGGTIASTVDYRTGAVTAQFDAEDVLRAVPDLAGRANYRGRVVANILSENMEPNVWQRLAGAVHEEIEAGADGVVVMHGTDTMQYSASALSFMLDTPVPVVFTGSQRSADRPSSDNVMNAVCAVEAAKADCAEVMVCMHGTPSDDYCSLHRGTRVRKNHTSRRDAFQTVGGEPLGRVDYETEAVTFADGREYAERDGVELDVAPDLEPGVELVKFTPGMDPAAFDYLDGKAGVVVEGTGLGHVHTDRIPRLGELVDEGATVVMTSQCLEGRVCDRVYDTGRDLLDAGVVEAGDTLPGTAKVKLMWALANVEDPADAMGRDLAGELTEESRPWA is encoded by the coding sequence ATGTCACCGAGCCCCGGAGACCGCGTCCGCGTCACCCACGCGGACGTGACGGACGAGGGCGTGTTGATGCCCTCCTCGGACGCAGAACACCTCGTCGTGAAACTGGAGGGCGGCTACAACGTCGGCGTCGCCCGCGAGGACGCCGACGTCGAGGTGCTCGAGAGCGACGCCCACGTCGTCGGCGAGGAGGACGGAGACGAGGACGACGTCTCGGAGATCGAGTTCGACGACGACCTGCCGACCGTCTCACTCATCTCCACCGGCGGGACCATCGCCTCGACGGTCGACTACCGGACCGGCGCCGTGACCGCGCAGTTCGACGCCGAGGACGTGCTCCGCGCCGTCCCTGACCTCGCCGGCCGGGCGAACTACCGCGGGCGCGTCGTCGCCAACATCCTCTCGGAGAACATGGAGCCCAACGTCTGGCAGCGGCTCGCCGGCGCGGTCCACGAGGAGATCGAGGCCGGCGCCGACGGCGTCGTCGTGATGCACGGCACCGACACCATGCAGTACTCCGCGTCGGCGCTGTCGTTCATGCTCGACACGCCCGTCCCCGTCGTGTTCACCGGGAGCCAGCGGTCGGCCGACCGCCCCTCCTCGGACAACGTGATGAACGCCGTCTGCGCCGTCGAGGCCGCGAAGGCCGACTGCGCGGAGGTGATGGTCTGCATGCACGGGACGCCCTCGGACGACTACTGTTCGCTCCACCGCGGGACGCGTGTGCGGAAGAACCACACCTCGCGCCGTGACGCGTTCCAGACGGTCGGCGGCGAGCCGCTCGGCCGCGTGGACTACGAGACGGAGGCCGTGACGTTCGCCGACGGGAGGGAGTACGCCGAGCGCGACGGGGTCGAACTCGACGTCGCCCCCGATCTCGAACCGGGCGTTGAGCTCGTGAAGTTCACGCCCGGCATGGACCCGGCCGCGTTCGACTACCTCGACGGGAAGGCCGGCGTCGTCGTCGAGGGGACGGGCCTCGGGCACGTCCACACCGACCGGATCCCGCGGCTCGGCGAACTCGTCGACGAGGGCGCGACGGTCGTCATGACGAGCCAGTGCCTCGAGGGACGGGTCTGCGACCGCGTGTACGACACCGGCCGCGACCTGCTCGACGCCGGCGTCGTGGAGGCCGGCGACACCCTCCCCGGGACGGCGAAGGTGAAGCTGATGTGGGCGCTCGCCAACGTCGAGGATCCGGCCGACGCGATGGGCCGCGACCTCGCCGGCGAACTCACGGAGGAGTCCCGGCCGTGGGCGTGA
- a CDS encoding GNAT family N-acetyltransferase: MGVTDSNPEFTVRQARADDEEAVVSFTRNTWGDRHGDYIPEVFGHWVETDGPDQRTFVVDVNDGADVAGVAQGVMLSDTEGWAQGMRVNPDYRGQGLSPSLSEAMFRWTRERGAAVCRNMVFSWNVAGLGQSRAVGFEPATEFRWAQPDPDPDAAPDLDVTADPAAAWAWWGSSDARTHLRGLAMDANESWAVSEFRREQLREAADDDRLFVANDGGTRGFSYRSYDYERETEEGDAETWGIYGVGAWETTDAARAVLRAVARDAGEQGYDNTRVLIPEGAGPVSDVAAARMSVSDEPDFVMSADLTDPDVV; this comes from the coding sequence GTGGGCGTGACCGACTCGAACCCCGAGTTCACCGTCCGCCAGGCCCGCGCGGACGACGAGGAGGCGGTCGTCTCGTTCACCCGGAACACTTGGGGCGACCGGCACGGCGACTACATCCCGGAGGTGTTCGGCCACTGGGTCGAGACGGACGGCCCCGACCAGCGGACGTTCGTCGTCGACGTGAACGACGGCGCCGACGTCGCCGGCGTCGCCCAGGGCGTCATGCTCTCCGACACGGAAGGGTGGGCCCAGGGAATGCGCGTCAACCCCGACTACAGGGGTCAGGGACTCTCCCCGAGCCTCTCGGAGGCGATGTTCCGGTGGACCCGCGAGCGGGGCGCCGCGGTCTGCCGGAACATGGTGTTCTCGTGGAACGTCGCCGGCCTCGGCCAGTCGCGCGCGGTCGGCTTCGAACCGGCCACGGAGTTCCGCTGGGCACAGCCCGACCCGGACCCGGACGCCGCGCCCGACCTCGACGTGACCGCCGACCCCGCCGCAGCGTGGGCCTGGTGGGGTTCCAGCGACGCCCGGACGCACCTCCGCGGGCTGGCGATGGACGCGAACGAGTCCTGGGCGGTCTCGGAGTTCCGACGCGAACAGCTCCGCGAGGCGGCCGACGACGACCGCCTGTTCGTCGCGAACGACGGCGGAACCCGCGGGTTCAGCTACCGGTCGTACGACTACGAACGGGAGACCGAGGAAGGAGACGCCGAGACCTGGGGAATCTACGGCGTCGGCGCGTGGGAGACGACGGACGCCGCCCGAGCGGTCCTCCGTGCGGTCGCACGCGACGCCGGCGAGCAGGGCTACGACAACACGCGCGTACTGATTCCTGAGGGTGCGGGCCCGGTGAGCGACGTCGCGGCCGCACGGATGAGCGTCTCCGACGAGCCGGACTTCGTGATGAGCGCGGACCTCACGGACCCCGACGTCGTCTGA